The sequence below is a genomic window from Chitinivibrionales bacterium.
CTCTTCATCCGGAGACGGGCTGTCCAGGAATAGATCATCCTGACTGTTCGCCCCGAACATGATTCCGGCAGCGAGCAGCATAATCAGAAAATGTGGCGTTTTTGTACTCATAATTGCGTTCTTTCCGGCGTTATGCGTTCATCTGGAACCTGGCGAATGCAGGATTCTATTAATTAGTGGATAGAATAGCGTGCAAAGTTCGTTTTGAGGAGCAAGGCTGTCAATAGGGCGGCCGGCTGAAGTATTTTTCTGATCAGCGAATACTCGTACTGAGCCTGTCGAAGTATCAGCTTGATCAGCGTAATTATCGTTCTATTTTGGACAAGACTGATTTTGCATTTAAAATTCCAGAATCACCCGGCTCCCAAGATCACCTTCACCTCATGCGAGCTTTCCGCATCGAGAATCGGGATAATCTTTCCTGAAATCTGCTTGCCGTCAACAACAATCAATGTAACACCTTTTGACACATGGTCGGGATTAATCACCTCGATGGTGTAGTGTGCTCCTCTAAACCGCCGATTGACCGTAAATCCATCCCACTGTTTCGGAATGCAGGGATCGACCGTGAGTCCCTGATATTCGGGTCTGATTCCGAGAATGTAGCGGGTACCGGCCTGGTATGCCCATGATGCGGTGCCTGAAAGCCAGCTATTACGACCGAGGCCGAATTGGGGATGTTCGTCGGCGAGGATATTCTGTGCGTACACATAGGGCTCGCATTCGTACTCATCGATTTTGTCGTTTTTGGCGGCGGGGTTGATTTGAGTGTAGTATTCGAAAGCACGGTCACCGTTGCCCATGATCGTTTCAGCAATCATCATCCAGGGATTGGTGTGAAGGAATATGCCGCCGTTTTCCTTGGCGCCGGGGGGGTAGGTGGTGATTCCGCCTTTATTCGGGGCAAATCCGTTGAAACCGGGGGCACTGAGCTTGATTCCGTTTTTTGTGTTGAGCAGTTTATAGGCCGAATCGAGTGCTTTCCGGCCGCGGTGGTCTTCGGCGAACCCGGCAATGACCGGCCACGACTGGGCATTGACATAAATCTTTCCGTGCTCGTTAAGGTTCGAGCCCAGAGGTGTGCCGTCGACATCGAAATAGCGAACATACCATTCGCCGTCCCATGCGCACTTGTTGAAAACCCGCTTTATGGCATTAAAATCGTTCCGGTAATAGTGCGCATAATTGTTCCGGCCGCAAAAATCGAGCAGTTCGATCATTTCGGTAAGGGCCAGGCCATAGAGGCAGGCGATAAACATGGATTCCGCGCCCTTTGCAAGGTTGATCGTGTCATTCCAGTCGGCAAAGCCCAGAAGCGGAAGTCCGTGTGCGCCGATATTTGCATTCGTAAATGCAAGGGCTCGCTGCATATGATCGAGAACCGTATCGATACCGTTGTTCCCGTTTTTTCCATTATCATTATAGAATGGAATGTTTTCGTCGAGAAAGTCAATGTCGCCGGTTTCTTTTATATAAGATGTCACTGCCGGGATTGCCCAGAGGTGGTCATCACCGTAATAATGGGGATGATCCTCCCGCTCCCGCGAATCGCCTTCATTGGCAATCATGGTAACCGGATTGAACTGGTGCATCGATGACCCGTTTGTATTCTGCACCGAGAGCAGTTTTTTGAGAAGGTCCCGGGATTCGGCAGGAATCCGGTCCATCACCCCTAAAACATCCTGCGAGCTGTCGCGCACGCCGATTCCCCGGGCGCCGAAACCGAGCTGGTAGAGAGACAGGTATCGTGACCAGTTTTTGGTGATGTAGCACTGGCGGGGATTATGAATGTTGAGCATGCGATTCATATCGGCATCGGGGGTGCTCACCTGCATTTTTTCAAAGTGGTTTTTCCAGAACATACGCATATCCTCAAATGCTGAGTCAACAGTTGCATGATTACGGTATTTTTCGATTATCGGCATGGCAGCGGTAATCGATTCGACCTGACCTAAAAGAGTGATAAAACGACGGGATTCTCCCGGCGCAACTGAGCCGAAACGGTGCATCAGCGCGGCAAGGTTATCTCCACGATTGGCCTCACAGCAGGAAAGCTCATCACCTGCAAGCGCCTGGGGATTCGCCCAGGTGCCGTATTCATGATCCCCGAGGAAAAGGCTCCGGTCGGTCTCAAATGATGATACCGGATGAGATGAGGTGAAAAAATTGATCTTGATATCACGAAACATGAAGGGGTACTGGATCAGGATACACGTGCCCGAATCCTCCCGGATCGCCCGGCTCTGCATGGTCTGGGGTACCCAGTCGGCATTGGTGAACTGCTTGAGCGCATCGGGGTGCGTGTATTCATTCACCGGAATTGCATCGAGAAACATTTCCTTGGTGTCAATATTGGTGATCCTGATATCCCGGATTTCGATATGGTCGTTGAATGGAACGAAAATGGTCGTCTCGGTACGGACACCGGCTATCTCGGAGACTATTTTCGAATATCCCGGACCCACATGGCATTCGTAACGATCGTAAGGGTTGAGTGACGGCACAAAATAAGGTGATATCACTTGATACTGTCCGTTCCCTGATATTCGCACATACAGCGTCGTGCCTTTGAATTCCGATGATGGTAGCTGGGGGATATAGCGGGTGATACGGTTGAGTGCAGGATCGCCCTTGCAGATAAGCGCACCGCCCGTATGGTCGACAAAACCGCCGAATGCTATCGTGCCGATATAATTTATCCATTTGACCGGGGTTTTCGGGTTGGTGATCACATACTCGAAATTTTTGTCATCGAAATAACCGTAGGTCATAGTCTGCTTTCTGGCGGAAAATGTTTTTGGCGCTGCATTGATGATTGTTTAGTGGCAGGAGGACTCTGGAGCGTTCGAAAAGAGAGAGGGTTTTGTGTGAATGAAGCTGTAAATGGAAAAGAGGGAGCATTCCGCTTCAACAAATCCTGACAAATCAAATGAATCCAATTTTCCCTTCAAACATAAACAAAAAATTAGCTTTTCGCTGAATATTGATGTATCGTTATACACAAAATGGAGGCGAAATGCATGCAATACA
It includes:
- a CDS encoding glycosyl transferase; amino-acid sequence: MTYGYFDDKNFEYVITNPKTPVKWINYIGTIAFGGFVDHTGGALICKGDPALNRITRYIPQLPSSEFKGTTLYVRISGNGQYQVISPYFVPSLNPYDRYECHVGPGYSKIVSEIAGVRTETTIFVPFNDHIEIRDIRITNIDTKEMFLDAIPVNEYTHPDALKQFTNADWVPQTMQSRAIREDSGTCILIQYPFMFRDIKINFFTSSHPVSSFETDRSLFLGDHEYGTWANPQALAGDELSCCEANRGDNLAALMHRFGSVAPGESRRFITLLGQVESITAAMPIIEKYRNHATVDSAFEDMRMFWKNHFEKMQVSTPDADMNRMLNIHNPRQCYITKNWSRYLSLYQLGFGARGIGVRDSSQDVLGVMDRIPAESRDLLKKLLSVQNTNGSSMHQFNPVTMIANEGDSREREDHPHYYGDDHLWAIPAVTSYIKETGDIDFLDENIPFYNDNGKNGNNGIDTVLDHMQRALAFTNANIGAHGLPLLGFADWNDTINLAKGAESMFIACLYGLALTEMIELLDFCGRNNYAHYYRNDFNAIKRVFNKCAWDGEWYVRYFDVDGTPLGSNLNEHGKIYVNAQSWPVIAGFAEDHRGRKALDSAYKLLNTKNGIKLSAPGFNGFAPNKGGITTYPPGAKENGGIFLHTNPWMMIAETIMGNGDRAFEYYTQINPAAKNDKIDEYECEPYVYAQNILADEHPQFGLGRNSWLSGTASWAYQAGTRYILGIRPEYQGLTVDPCIPKQWDGFTVNRRFRGAHYTIEVINPDHVSKGVTLIVVDGKQISGKIIPILDAESSHEVKVILGAG